ATACTGTTGAATTCCCGTGACAGGGGCCTTGCTGTTTCTGATAAGCTTGGGCATTATTTTTCAGGAAATGCTGACTCGTTTGGAATAGGGTATAATAATGACCACAGGACGGATGTGCTGGGTTTTGGTAATATTCGAGATAAACGTTCGAAGATTCATGTTGGTCCTTTGATAGTTTCTGTTATCGATTATCGCGGGAAGGAACGGGGTCTGAAAGACCGCTATGTCATAGAAGAGGGTTGCTTTCCCAGGGCCTTCATAGATTTCACCCGGTACGCCATGCCAAAGATTAGCGCGCTGGCTGGTCATGATACCGATTTTAGTCTCATTGATGAGGCTTCAGAGGCTGCGCGAGTTATGAGAGACATTGCGCATTATGACGTGAAAGGCGCTCTGAACCACTCAATGTTATATCTGGGGATAGGACATGACAGCGCAGATGGCGTTATAGTCGTTGATGCCCAGGGTAAGATACGTATTCATTGGGGGGCGGCGCCGTCCGAACCAATTTTTCAAAAGATTGATGACGAAATGAAACAATTAACAAAAGCGCTTGGCGGGACTTACATCAAGAACCCCAGGTGGACCAAATTTTTTGGTCGAAATATAATTACGGTTCATCCGTTGGGGGGATGTGCCATGGGAAAAGATGCTGGCGCAGGTGTTGTTGATCATCGCGGGAGAGTTTTTGATCCGGCGCAAGACGCGTTAGGCGCAGTTCATGATGGCCTTTTTGTCGCTGATGGATCAATAATTCCCACCTCACTGGGAGTAAATCCATTCTTTAGTATCTCCGCTTTATCTGAACGAATTGCAGACCTTATTATCCATGATACTGCTATAAATAAAAACCCAAAGGAAGGTCTTCTCCCCGCTCCCGTAATTCTTCCTCCTCTCATAGGCATTGAATTTTCTTCAGAGATGAATGGGTATTTCTCAGAGAATGTAAAAAACGCAAAAACACCTGAAGATTACAAAGCGGCTGAGAAGCGTGGACAACAGGAAGGGAACGATATTGGTTTTGTATTGACGATGTATATAGACAGTGTTGATAAATTCGTGATTGAATCCGCCCATGAGGCTCGTGTGGAAGGTCATATAGAGATGGGCGGAATGAAACAAATGGTCGAGCAGGGGCGGTTTAACTTGTTCATCAAAGGCCCGCAAATGCGTACAAAACATATGTTCTTTTCTTTACCGTTCTTTGGTTGCGATGGCCATTCCTACTTGTTAAATGGTTACAAAGAGATTAGGGATGACCCTGATTTTGATATCTGGGAAATATGGAAAGATTATACAACCCTTTTTGTTACCCTTTACAAGGGTAACACACCTCAAGACCCTGTAGTAGGCCAGGGTATTCTACGTATGCGTTTACAGGAGGTTACCAGGCAATTAGCCACTTTCCTGGTTCGCAATGCGCCTCATATCAAGATAGCGCTCAGTACGAAAAACAAATTTATGTCCTTTTTCTTTGGTGAATTGTATGAAACATATGTGAAGCAGCTCATGTCCGGTTAATAACCTCAGGGGATAGAGGTATTTCTGTTTTCATGTACATGTTATCGTGTAAATAAACAAAAATTTTCAAGAAAATAAAGAAAAGCGGTTTTTATAAATCTTTTAAAGATGGAGAATGGTATGATCCGCATAGCACTAATTTCATGTATGTTTTGGCTTTTTTTTACCGGATGTAAAAAATCAGAGACGGAAGTAGCTGAAAAAAAATCTGTGATAGGGGATATTGCAGCCGTGTTGAATCCTAGGGTGAAACGCAATCAAGACCGCCCCTGGGTGCTTTGGCAATGGTTCACGGGAACTCGCTATGATACCTCCTCGCATAAACTAACACAGGCTGTTGGCATTGCCGCCGCGCTCGGTGAGTTAGAAAAGTTCCGTATAAACCTTGTCGCTAATAATATGCACGATACCAATGGGGCATGGGGCGACCGTGGTCAACAAACGGGAGACGAACAACGGGTTGTCTGGAAGGCAATGCAGGATGGTTCATCTTGCGGAGAAAGAAGTTTGAAAAATCCAGCCTATCGTGCACGGACCC
The DNA window shown above is from Candidatus Brocadiaceae bacterium and carries:
- a CDS encoding GMC family oxidoreductase, producing MTTKLSNSITKLKDRYGIIVIGSGYGGSITAARLAAAGHEVCLFERGKEWMPGEFPDEMDEMTAQFRSDTNPLGLYDFRATEDIDIFVGCGLGGTSLINANVIFKPEEDVFDNPRWPDEIRNDRDNGKLNEYYEKVNGMLQGSVYPDGNPSLRKITVHEKSARGRPGTHYKLNLAVNFEKYENEPNHVGVHQRPCILCGDCMTGCNVLAKNTLYMNYLPFAKSRGASIITEMEVNYISKADGGGYFVHSTSHSENKKARIFHANVVVVAAGTLGSTHILLNSRDRGLAVSDKLGHYFSGNADSFGIGYNNDHRTDVLGFGNIRDKRSKIHVGPLIVSVIDYRGKERGLKDRYVIEEGCFPRAFIDFTRYAMPKISALAGHDTDFSLIDEASEAARVMRDIAHYDVKGALNHSMLYLGIGHDSADGVIVVDAQGKIRIHWGAAPSEPIFQKIDDEMKQLTKALGGTYIKNPRWTKFFGRNIITVHPLGGCAMGKDAGAGVVDHRGRVFDPAQDALGAVHDGLFVADGSIIPTSLGVNPFFSISALSERIADLIIHDTAINKNPKEGLLPAPVILPPLIGIEFSSEMNGYFSENVKNAKTPEDYKAAEKRGQQEGNDIGFVLTMYIDSVDKFVIESAHEARVEGHIEMGGMKQMVEQGRFNLFIKGPQMRTKHMFFSLPFFGCDGHSYLLNGYKEIRDDPDFDIWEIWKDYTTLFVTLYKGNTPQDPVVGQGILRMRLQEVTRQLATFLVRNAPHIKIALSTKNKFMSFFFGELYETYVKQLMSG